Part of the Vibrio ishigakensis genome, CGCACTATCTTAAGGCCCTTACCCTCTTTCTTGATATCCACTCGTCCTACGTGGGACTCCTCATGCACATCATCCAGCTCGATCGAGTCTGGCTTAGTGCGACCCACAATCTCTTCTTGCTGAGCAACAGATAGATCATTCCATGGCGGAAGGCTATGGATAAAGCGCTGCACCATCACATAACTGCCGCCTTCGAACTCACCCTCTGGGATAAGCGCAACATCTGCGCGTGCATCGCCCTTAGGGTTCTCTGTACCGTCCACAAAGTCGGTCATGTCACGCGAGTCCATAAACTTGTAACCATAGGTCTCGTCTACCACCTCAACATGCTCTGAGATATTCTGCATCAGCTTACGTAGCAGATAAAAATGCAGGTCATGGCGGTGAGAGTGACAGTGCAGATAGATGTCAGCATCTGTAGCTGGTGCAACCACATCGCCGCTTTCAAGGCGTGGGAAGCTAATTAGCTCTTTTGGTGGAGCCATCTCAAAGGCAGAGAGCCAAAAATCGTGAGAAAAAGCCACACTGCTGGTTAGGTGCGCGCCAGGTTGGTTGAAGTTAATCTCTCCAACCCAATCAGAAACCTGCTTAAGGTTTTGCAACACTAGGCTTCGGTCGCCCGTCACCTTCAAAAGTACATATAGGCCAAATGGGCCAGCTTCAGGCACGATAGCCGCTTGAGGTTGAATCATTTATCTCTCCCGAAATCTTGATTCCAAAACATATGTGTACGAGTCAAAGAGTCTTAAAGCACTCTTTGACTCTATGACTGTTAAATAGATAAATCAGTATCCAGCTAAGGCCAACAATAGAGACTGCACTGCCCCAACTGAACTGGCCATGCCTTTGCATCACAGCAGACAGTTCTAGCAGCAATTGAGTGCCGGCAGTAAAAATGCTGACCCAGCGCCCGACACGCATCGCTTTTGCGATAAGGGGGCGCTCTGGATTGCGTAGCCCAATCATCCACATAATGATGATTGGAGGCAGACCTAACCACATCATAGTGTATAGATGAGAGACATTTGGGTAGATGAGGCCTAAGATCTCACTGCCTTTGTCTCGAGTTGCTGCCGCCATCACAAAAGCTACCCAACCACGGGCTAGGAATATCCAACTCACCCACAACCAAGCAGGCGCTTTCAGATAGCCGTGTTTATCGTAGTCTTCGATAAAATATCGCATTTCCGTTACTCACAAATTTAGGCATAATTTCAACAAGATTCGATGACGCCTAATCAAAATGAAGAAGAACAATACGACAATCTCAGACGAAACCCAACAACAAGCGATGCAAGTAGCCAAGGCCACTCAAAGACCGGGGCAAACCAAGGAACAAACCAAGCTGATTGCGCAGGGTATTGCGAAAGGTATAGCTGAATACAAAAAGCAGCATAAACAGAAGGCTAGGCAAGCAGACAAAGCCAAGAAAAGAAACGTTAAGGCTAAACAAGCCCAGGTGGAAGCCCCTGAAACAGAAGCTTCCGTAGAGAGCACGAATAGCGCTTCTAAACTGCCTTGGATACTGCTTATAGTTAGCTGGATTGGCTTTGCTGCATATCTAGCAATGAAAGACTAGCCGTTGAACTGGGACTCCAATTTCTTGGTGTTTACCTCAACCCATTGTTGGTCTAAAGGTCCCCAGTCAGAGACTTGATAATAGCCATCGTTATGTCGACGACCGTCTTGTACGAATTGCAGGCTGATACCGATTCCAGGTAATGCCTTCAAAACATCTTGAATAGTACGACGAGGCCAACCGGTACGTTCGATTAATTTAGGAACATTCGGTCGTTCCAAGCTGGCGACAAGGTGCGCGAGATACAGCCTGCGCGCAAATACAGGATTCAATTCCATTGATACCTCCAAAAATCATTGTTCTCATTATTGCTAATATCGACTATCGAAAATTGAGAAGGATCAACTCAAACCAAATCCAACATACTTTTTTACTAAATAA contains:
- a CDS encoding Dyp-type peroxidase; the protein is MIQPQAAIVPEAGPFGLYVLLKVTGDRSLVLQNLKQVSDWVGEINFNQPGAHLTSSVAFSHDFWLSAFEMAPPKELISFPRLESGDVVAPATDADIYLHCHSHRHDLHFYLLRKLMQNISEHVEVVDETYGYKFMDSRDMTDFVDGTENPKGDARADVALIPEGEFEGGSYVMVQRFIHSLPPWNDLSVAQQEEIVGRTKPDSIELDDVHEESHVGRVDIKKEGKGLKIVRHSLPYGSVSGEHGLLFTAYCNTLENFTAMLESMYGQTDGKTDMLLNYTRAVTGAYFFAPSLTLLKTLA
- a CDS encoding DUF2919 domain-containing protein, with the translated sequence MRYFIEDYDKHGYLKAPAWLWVSWIFLARGWVAFVMAAATRDKGSEILGLIYPNVSHLYTMMWLGLPPIIIMWMIGLRNPERPLIAKAMRVGRWVSIFTAGTQLLLELSAVMQRHGQFSWGSAVSIVGLSWILIYLFNSHRVKECFKTL
- a CDS encoding winged helix-turn-helix domain-containing protein — translated: MELNPVFARRLYLAHLVASLERPNVPKLIERTGWPRRTIQDVLKALPGIGISLQFVQDGRRHNDGYYQVSDWGPLDQQWVEVNTKKLESQFNG
- a CDS encoding DUF2956 domain-containing protein, coding for MKKNNTTISDETQQQAMQVAKATQRPGQTKEQTKLIAQGIAKGIAEYKKQHKQKARQADKAKKRNVKAKQAQVEAPETEASVESTNSASKLPWILLIVSWIGFAAYLAMKD